A genomic segment from uncultured Alistipes sp. encodes:
- a CDS encoding potassium/proton antiporter, translating to MINITSENIVLVGALLLFVAVMAGKVAYRFGAPALLLFLGVGMLFGLDFISFRSVEMTQFVGMISLCIILFTGGMDTSFQEIRPILGPGIMLATAGVVMTAVILAGFVWLVAPWIGLEIPFSLALLLASTMSSTDSASVFSILRSKKQGLKQHLRPLLELESGSNDPVAYMLTVLLISVLTNSSDGSVGVGMGLVYLVVQLVVGAVAGYLIGRLAVWTINKINFVNHSLYSVLLLAFIFFAFAFTDLIKGNGYLAVYLAGLVVGNHKLKQKRPLTVFFDGFTWLMQIVMFLTLGLFVNSDELLHPEVLILGGAVGVFLILVARPVTVFACLLPFRNFSTKARMYVSWVGLRGAVPILFATYPLMAEVEHADLLFNVVFLSTIISLVVQGTTVSGMANLLGLAYEERESAFSVEMHHEEMKSALTEVEVNEGMLGTGGTLKDITLPENTLVMMVCRDGEYFVPKGNTELKAGDKLLVISDRSEELENAYRNLGIDDVMKLG from the coding sequence ATGATAAACATTACAAGTGAAAATATCGTACTGGTCGGAGCCCTGCTGCTCTTCGTAGCGGTGATGGCCGGAAAGGTCGCCTATCGTTTCGGGGCGCCGGCCCTGTTGCTCTTCCTCGGGGTCGGCATGTTGTTCGGGCTTGACTTCATCTCGTTCCGTTCGGTCGAGATGACGCAGTTCGTCGGCATGATCTCGCTCTGCATTATCCTCTTTACCGGAGGTATGGATACCTCCTTCCAGGAGATACGCCCCATCCTCGGACCCGGCATCATGCTGGCCACGGCCGGGGTGGTGATGACCGCCGTGATCCTGGCCGGATTCGTCTGGCTCGTGGCGCCCTGGATAGGGCTCGAAATCCCGTTTTCGCTGGCGCTGCTCCTCGCCTCGACGATGTCGTCGACCGACTCCGCCTCGGTCTTCTCGATCCTGCGAAGCAAGAAGCAGGGCCTCAAACAGCACCTCCGACCCCTGCTGGAGCTGGAGAGCGGTTCGAACGACCCGGTGGCCTACATGCTGACGGTGCTGTTGATCAGCGTCCTCACGAACTCCTCGGACGGCAGTGTCGGTGTCGGGATGGGGCTGGTCTATCTGGTCGTGCAACTCGTCGTCGGAGCCGTGGCCGGGTATCTGATCGGCCGCCTGGCCGTCTGGACCATCAACAAGATCAACTTCGTCAACCATTCGCTCTACTCCGTGCTGCTGCTGGCCTTCATCTTCTTCGCCTTCGCCTTCACGGATCTGATCAAGGGAAACGGCTACCTGGCCGTCTACCTCGCGGGACTGGTCGTCGGAAACCACAAACTCAAGCAGAAACGGCCCCTGACGGTCTTTTTCGACGGCTTTACGTGGCTCATGCAGATCGTCATGTTCCTCACGCTCGGACTCTTCGTCAACAGCGACGAACTCCTGCATCCCGAGGTGTTGATCCTGGGCGGGGCCGTCGGGGTCTTCCTGATTCTCGTGGCACGTCCTGTGACGGTCTTCGCCTGCCTGCTGCCCTTCCGCAACTTCTCGACCAAGGCCCGGATGTACGTCTCCTGGGTCGGATTGCGCGGTGCCGTGCCGATCCTCTTCGCCACCTATCCCCTGATGGCTGAAGTCGAACATGCCGACCTGCTGTTCAACGTGGTCTTCCTCTCGACGATCATTTCGCTCGTCGTGCAGGGAACGACCGTGAGCGGCATGGCCAACCTGCTGGGCCTGGCCTACGAGGAGCGGGAATCGGCCTTCAGCGTCGAGATGCATCACGAGGAGATGAAGTCCGCCCTCACGGAGGTCGAGGTCAACGAGGGCATGCTCGGGACGGGCGGGACGCTCAAGGATATTACCCTGCCGGAAAATACGCTCGTGATGATGGTCTGCCGCGACGGCGAGTACTTCGTCCCGAAGGGCAATACCGAACTGAAGGCGGGTGACAAACTGCTGGTGATCTCCGACCGCAGCGAGGAGCTCGAAAACGCCTACAGGAACCTGGGAATCGACGACGTGATGAAGCTTGGGTAG
- a CDS encoding energy transducer TonB, with protein sequence MSENPEDHIRKTPRKPKLKLPFDNRREDAGTWAYDHRVGLCVTLIAYLLLMIVFVSSKIVVGRRASQQGMYIDLQTLAELEKERDRLEREVRERQEQNPIDWGSIRNLASNENALNERLRDDRGTNTAALKEAAAEAEARMRANREAYEEGLAEERAIRERRGREEGAERRDSKIKGRVTVSFSLTDPVRTSRWLEVPAYRCEGGGEVVVSITVNRAGEVTAARIEEGGDDCMREAALRAARMSLFNIDSAAPARQAGTITYIFIPQ encoded by the coding sequence ATGAGTGAGAATCCTGAAGATCATATCCGCAAGACTCCCCGCAAACCGAAGTTGAAACTCCCGTTCGACAACCGGCGCGAGGATGCCGGAACCTGGGCTTACGACCATCGGGTAGGGTTGTGCGTGACGTTGATCGCCTATCTGCTGCTGATGATCGTCTTCGTGTCGTCGAAGATAGTTGTCGGACGCCGGGCCAGCCAGCAGGGCATGTATATCGATCTGCAGACGCTGGCGGAGCTGGAGAAGGAGCGCGATCGCCTGGAACGCGAGGTGCGCGAGCGGCAGGAGCAGAACCCCATCGACTGGGGGAGCATCCGCAACCTGGCCTCGAACGAGAATGCCCTCAACGAGCGTTTGCGCGACGACCGCGGGACGAATACCGCGGCGTTGAAAGAGGCGGCGGCCGAGGCCGAGGCGCGGATGCGGGCCAACCGCGAGGCTTACGAGGAGGGGCTGGCCGAGGAGCGGGCGATCCGCGAACGCCGCGGGCGTGAGGAGGGTGCCGAGCGCCGGGACAGCAAGATCAAGGGGCGGGTGACGGTGTCGTTTTCGCTGACCGATCCCGTGCGGACGTCGCGCTGGCTCGAAGTCCCGGCCTACCGGTGCGAGGGCGGCGGCGAGGTGGTTGTCTCCATTACGGTCAACCGGGCCGGGGAGGTGACGGCGGCCCGCATCGAGGAGGGGGGTGACGACTGTATGCGCGAGGCGGCCCTGCGGGCTGCGCGCATGTCGCTCTTCAACATCGACTCCGCGGCACCTGCCCGGCAGGCCGGTACGATCACCTACATCTTCATCCCGCAATAG
- a CDS encoding bifunctional UDP-3-O-[3-hydroxymyristoyl] N-acetylglucosamine deacetylase/3-hydroxyacyl-ACP dehydratase, which translates to MSTKQQTLKAPISFSGKGLHTGVKVTMTVNPADAGTGIVFRRTDIEGQPQIPALCDNVVDTSRGTTIEAGGYRIHTIEHVMSALWTLGVDNALIDIDAEETPILDGSACAYAQAITETGLVDQDAERSFYHVTEKMVYTIPEKGVAIILYPDDEFSVSVHVDYNSKVIGNQYSTFNPGDNYATKIAPCRTFVFLHEIEPLIKMNLIKGGDLDNAIVVVENPIPDEQLEHLRKIFNKPDIEVKSGYMCNPDLRCNNELARHKLLDLLGDFALLGVRIKGRVWATRPGHFANTEFMKQLKHAIRKAGEKPRFTYDCRKPALYDINDIRRMLPHRPPFLLVDRIFYCDKTDVAGIKNVTMNEPFFVGHFPNEPVMPGVLIVEAMAQCSGILVLNSVSDPENYSTYFMKIDGVKFKRKVVPGDTLQFEIHLLEPIRRGVAVVEGKAFVGEALACEAVMMAQVVKNKK; encoded by the coding sequence ATGTCAACCAAACAACAAACGCTGAAAGCTCCGATTTCGTTCTCGGGCAAGGGTTTGCACACGGGCGTCAAGGTGACCATGACCGTAAACCCCGCCGATGCCGGCACCGGCATCGTGTTCCGCCGGACCGACATCGAGGGACAACCCCAGATTCCGGCGCTGTGCGACAACGTTGTCGACACGTCGCGCGGCACGACCATCGAGGCCGGAGGCTATCGCATACATACCATCGAGCACGTCATGTCGGCACTCTGGACCCTGGGCGTGGACAACGCCCTGATCGACATTGACGCCGAAGAGACCCCGATCCTCGACGGTTCGGCCTGCGCCTACGCCCAGGCCATCACCGAAACGGGGCTCGTGGACCAGGATGCCGAACGTTCGTTCTACCACGTGACCGAGAAAATGGTCTACACGATCCCCGAAAAGGGCGTCGCCATCATCCTCTACCCCGATGACGAATTCTCCGTGTCGGTACACGTCGACTACAACTCGAAGGTCATCGGCAACCAGTATTCCACCTTCAACCCCGGCGACAACTACGCCACCAAGATCGCCCCCTGCCGGACGTTCGTCTTCCTGCACGAGATCGAACCGCTCATCAAGATGAACCTCATCAAGGGCGGCGACCTGGACAACGCCATCGTCGTGGTCGAGAACCCCATTCCCGACGAGCAGCTCGAACACCTCCGCAAGATCTTCAACAAACCCGACATCGAGGTCAAGTCCGGGTACATGTGCAACCCCGACCTGCGCTGCAACAACGAGCTGGCCCGCCACAAGCTGCTGGACCTGCTGGGCGACTTCGCGCTGCTGGGCGTGCGCATCAAGGGCCGCGTCTGGGCTACCCGTCCGGGGCACTTCGCCAACACGGAGTTCATGAAGCAGTTGAAGCACGCCATCCGCAAGGCGGGTGAGAAGCCGCGTTTCACCTACGACTGCCGCAAACCGGCACTCTACGACATCAACGACATCCGGCGGATGCTTCCCCACCGCCCGCCGTTCCTGCTCGTCGACCGGATCTTCTACTGCGACAAGACCGACGTCGCGGGTATCAAGAACGTGACGATGAACGAGCCGTTCTTCGTGGGGCACTTCCCCAACGAGCCGGTCATGCCCGGAGTGTTGATCGTCGAGGCCATGGCGCAGTGCAGCGGCATCCTGGTGCTCAACTCGGTTTCGGATCCGGAGAACTACTCGACCTATTTCATGAAGATCGACGGCGTGAAGTTCAAGCGCAAGGTCGTGCCGGGCGATACGCTGCAATTCGAAATCCACCTGCTGGAGCCCATCCGCCGCGGCGTTGCGGTGGTCGAGGGCAAGGCCTTCGTGGGCGAGGCGCTCGCCTGCGAGGCGGTGATGATGGCGCAGGTCGTAAAAAACAAGAAGTGA
- the lpxA gene encoding acyl-ACP--UDP-N-acetylglucosamine O-acyltransferase, with product MISNLAYVHPDAKIGNNVTVEPFAYIAGDVVIGDDCWIGPGAVIHDGARIGKGCRIHTAASVSCLPQDLKFAGEVTTAEIGDYNDIREYVTISRGTASTGTTRIGSHNLLMAYVHIAHDCVVGSHCVIANRVSLAGEVHVGDWVVIGGHAAIHQWTHIGAHSMVQGGALLGQDLPPYVIVRNDTLRFAGINKVGLSRRGFTPERIGEIHDACRILFQSGLNYLSGCEEVERQIPPSPERDYLVRFIRESKRGIIKPYASKPEA from the coding sequence ATGATCAGCAATCTGGCCTATGTGCACCCCGATGCGAAAATCGGGAACAACGTCACGGTAGAACCCTTTGCCTATATCGCCGGCGATGTCGTCATCGGCGACGACTGCTGGATCGGCCCCGGGGCCGTGATCCACGACGGAGCCCGTATCGGCAAGGGCTGCCGGATCCATACCGCGGCATCGGTTTCGTGCCTGCCCCAGGACCTGAAGTTCGCCGGAGAGGTCACCACGGCCGAGATCGGCGACTACAACGACATCCGCGAATATGTGACCATCAGCCGCGGAACCGCCTCGACGGGAACCACGCGCATCGGGTCGCACAATCTGCTGATGGCCTATGTCCACATCGCCCACGACTGCGTGGTGGGCAGCCACTGCGTGATCGCCAACCGCGTCTCGCTGGCCGGCGAGGTGCATGTCGGCGACTGGGTGGTCATCGGCGGCCATGCGGCCATCCACCAGTGGACCCACATCGGCGCCCATTCGATGGTGCAGGGAGGCGCACTGCTGGGTCAGGACCTCCCGCCCTACGTGATCGTGCGCAACGACACGCTGCGCTTCGCCGGGATCAACAAGGTGGGGCTTTCGCGCCGGGGTTTCACGCCCGAACGCATCGGGGAGATCCACGACGCCTGCCGGATCCTGTTCCAAAGCGGCCTGAACTACCTGAGCGGTTGCGAGGAGGTCGAGCGGCAGATCCCGCCGAGCCCCGAACGCGACTACCTGGTCCGGTTCATCCGCGAATCGAAGCGCGGGATCATCAAACCCTACGCTTCGAAACCGGAAGCCTGA
- the rimP gene encoding ribosome assembly cofactor RimP, which yields MIDTRKITALAEQKLEGTDLFVVDCTCTPGNEVELIVDSDTSVGIDACAELSRAIEAELDRDAEDFSLTVMSAGIGSELRSLRQYRKLVGHSVEVLLLSGVKLLARLDEVSDEGITLSYEEKQAVEGRKRKQLVTVSRSYPFAEIKYTKEWLDFK from the coding sequence ATGATTGATACCCGGAAAATAACGGCTCTGGCCGAACAGAAACTCGAAGGTACGGACCTTTTTGTCGTGGACTGCACCTGCACGCCCGGCAACGAGGTCGAACTGATCGTCGACAGCGACACGTCGGTGGGCATCGACGCCTGCGCGGAACTGAGCCGCGCCATCGAAGCGGAACTGGACCGCGATGCGGAGGATTTCTCGCTGACGGTGATGTCGGCGGGCATCGGCTCGGAACTGCGCTCGCTGCGCCAGTACCGCAAGCTCGTGGGGCATTCGGTGGAGGTGCTGCTGCTCAGCGGCGTGAAGCTCCTGGCACGGCTCGACGAGGTCTCCGACGAAGGGATCACGCTCTCCTACGAGGAGAAGCAGGCCGTCGAAGGCAGGAAGCGCAAGCAACTGGTGACGGTGAGCCGCTCGTACCCCTTTGCGGAGATCAAGTACACGAAGGAGTGGCTGGATTTCAAATAA
- the nusA gene encoding transcription termination factor NusA: protein MDNLNLISNFAEFKELKNIDKSTMIGVLEDVFRHALQKQYETDENFDVIINPEKGDLEIWRNRTVVEDGAVENPNTQIAVSEVKAIDPTYEIGDEYADEIKLSSFGRRAVLSLRQNLASRILDLEKANLYEKYSEKVGEIITGEVYQVWKKEVLILDDEENELILPKAEQIPNDFYRKGDTIKAIVKSVEMNNNQPRIILSRTANQFLERLFEQEVPEIFDGLITIKKIVRIPGERAKVAVESYDERIDPVGACVGMKGSRIYSIVKELRNENIDVVNYTANPQLMIQRSLNPAKISSITIDEEKKTASVYLKPDQVSLAIGKGGLNIRLSKMLTGYDIDVYREVEEEDVALTEFADEIDGWIIDALKAAGCDTAKSVLELPVEEIAARADLELEQAQKVVEILKAEFE from the coding sequence ATGGACAATCTCAATCTTATCAGCAACTTTGCCGAGTTCAAGGAGTTGAAGAACATCGACAAGTCGACGATGATCGGCGTGCTGGAGGACGTTTTCCGCCACGCCCTGCAGAAACAGTACGAAACGGACGAGAACTTCGACGTCATCATCAACCCCGAGAAGGGCGACCTGGAGATCTGGCGCAACCGCACGGTCGTGGAGGACGGCGCCGTGGAGAACCCCAACACGCAGATCGCCGTTTCGGAGGTCAAGGCCATCGACCCGACCTACGAAATCGGTGACGAATATGCCGACGAGATCAAGCTCTCGTCGTTCGGCCGCCGCGCGGTGCTGTCGCTGCGCCAGAACCTCGCCTCGCGGATCCTCGATCTGGAGAAGGCCAACCTCTACGAGAAGTATTCGGAGAAGGTCGGCGAGATCATCACCGGCGAGGTCTACCAGGTGTGGAAGAAGGAGGTACTGATCCTCGACGACGAGGAGAACGAGCTGATCCTCCCGAAGGCCGAGCAGATTCCCAACGACTTCTACCGCAAGGGCGATACGATCAAGGCGATCGTCAAGTCGGTGGAAATGAACAACAACCAGCCGCGGATCATCCTTTCGCGCACGGCGAACCAGTTCCTCGAACGGTTGTTCGAACAGGAGGTTCCGGAGATCTTCGACGGCCTGATCACCATCAAGAAGATCGTCCGTATCCCGGGCGAGCGGGCAAAGGTCGCCGTGGAGTCCTACGACGAGCGCATCGATCCGGTAGGCGCGTGCGTCGGCATGAAGGGTTCGCGCATCTACTCGATCGTCAAGGAGTTGCGCAACGAGAACATCGACGTGGTGAACTACACGGCCAACCCGCAGCTGATGATCCAGCGTTCGCTGAACCCGGCGAAGATCTCGTCGATTACGATCGACGAGGAGAAGAAGACCGCTTCGGTCTACCTGAAGCCCGACCAGGTGTCGCTGGCCATCGGAAAGGGCGGTCTGAACATCCGCCTGTCGAAGATGCTCACGGGATACGACATCGACGTCTACCGCGAGGTCGAGGAGGAGGACGTGGCCCTGACGGAGTTCGCCGACGAGATCGACGGCTGGATCATCGACGCACTGAAGGCCGCCGGCTGCGACACGGCGAAGAGCGTGCTGGAGCTTCCCGTGGAGGAGATTGCGGCCCGCGCGGACCTCGAACTGGAGCAGGCGCAGAAGGTCGTGGAGATCTTGAAGGCCGAATTCGAATAA
- the infB gene encoding translation initiation factor IF-2 translates to MGNERKLRLIQVAKEFKVGLNTITDFLQKKGIKSDGSPNTLVDAETYAVLEKEFGSNRSVVNARDSIRERISQKQTTITLEEAKKQEREEEKEVVIKSNVISVKDEIPQPKFLGKIDLSPKPRTAPAAQPAPQPAAGAQPEPPSAPAHSAAPAPAAQPAPAPQREVVSEPAQAPHPASAAAPETPKAAPMPEAARPAATQAPQASAAPATPAAEALEKAAETPQPEAPKDNIFRPATVTLTGPQVLGTMDVSGFVPGGKHKRKRLQKEKVDVNKAQKGGSQGGNRNGQGGQGNQGGQNNRGNQGGQNNRGGQGQNQPRPGEGRRNKNKNMPKPILRPEVSDEEVSKQVKDTLARLTAKGAKNKSAKYRRDKREAVAERMNEEFEREEMERSTLKVTEFVTVSELATMMNVSPTEVITACMNLGLMVSINQRLDAEALVVVAEEFGFKIEFVSADIQEAIADEEDKEEDLVPRPPIVTVMGHVDHGKTSLLDNIRKTNVIEGEAGGITQHIGAYSVELNGQKITFLDTPGHEAFTAMRARGAAVTDVAIIIVAADDNVMPQTVEAINHAQAAGVPMVFAINKIDKPQANPDHIKEQLSQMNYLVESWGGKYQDQEVSAKKGLNLDKLLEKVLLEAEMLDLKANPNKKAVGTVIESTLDKGRGYVSTVLVQNGTLHVGDVVLSGTYTGRVKAMFNENGKKVTEAGPSTPVQVLGLNGAPQAGDLFNVMDDDRSAREIANKREQLQRMQGIMTQKHVTLDEIGRRIAIGSFKELNIIVKGDVDGSVEAMSGSLIKLSKESVQVNVIHAAVGQISESDVLLAAASNAIIVGFQVRPSASARKLAEKEEIEIRLYSIIYDAINDIKDAIEGMLEPVMKEEIVASVEVMEIFKISKVGTVAGCIVREGKLQRSTPIRVIRDGIVIYTGKLGSLKRFKDDVKEVTVGQDCGLNIESYNDVKVGDIVEGYEQVEVKRK, encoded by the coding sequence ATGGGTAATGAAAGAAAATTAAGGCTCATTCAGGTTGCCAAGGAGTTCAAGGTCGGTTTGAACACCATCACGGACTTCCTGCAGAAGAAGGGCATCAAGAGCGACGGGTCGCCCAACACGCTGGTCGACGCGGAGACGTATGCCGTTCTGGAGAAGGAGTTCGGTTCGAACCGCAGCGTGGTGAACGCCCGCGACTCGATTCGGGAGCGGATCTCCCAGAAACAGACGACCATCACCCTCGAAGAGGCGAAGAAGCAGGAGCGCGAGGAAGAAAAGGAGGTTGTCATCAAAAGCAATGTCATCAGCGTGAAGGACGAGATTCCGCAGCCGAAGTTCCTGGGGAAGATCGACCTTTCGCCCAAACCCAGGACGGCCCCGGCCGCACAACCGGCCCCGCAGCCTGCGGCAGGCGCCCAGCCGGAGCCGCCTTCGGCTCCGGCCCATTCGGCGGCCCCGGCCCCGGCAGCACAACCGGCCCCGGCTCCGCAACGGGAGGTCGTTTCGGAACCCGCCCAGGCCCCCCATCCGGCTTCGGCCGCGGCGCCTGAAACCCCGAAGGCGGCCCCGATGCCCGAAGCCGCACGTCCGGCCGCAACTCAGGCCCCGCAGGCGAGTGCAGCTCCGGCAACCCCGGCGGCAGAGGCCCTGGAGAAGGCGGCGGAGACCCCGCAGCCCGAAGCCCCGAAGGACAACATTTTCCGTCCGGCGACGGTGACCCTCACGGGCCCGCAGGTGCTGGGTACGATGGATGTCTCGGGCTTTGTTCCGGGCGGCAAGCACAAGCGCAAGCGGCTGCAGAAGGAGAAGGTCGACGTCAACAAGGCCCAGAAGGGCGGTTCGCAGGGCGGCAACCGCAACGGCCAGGGCGGTCAGGGCAACCAGGGCGGCCAGAACAACCGTGGCAACCAGGGCGGCCAGAACAACCGCGGAGGCCAGGGTCAGAACCAGCCGCGTCCGGGCGAAGGGCGCCGCAACAAGAACAAGAACATGCCGAAACCGATCCTGCGTCCGGAAGTGAGCGACGAGGAGGTTTCGAAGCAGGTCAAGGATACCCTGGCGCGCCTGACGGCCAAGGGAGCCAAGAACAAGAGCGCCAAATACCGCCGCGACAAGCGCGAAGCCGTTGCCGAGCGCATGAACGAGGAGTTCGAACGCGAGGAGATGGAACGTTCGACACTCAAGGTCACGGAGTTCGTCACCGTGAGCGAATTGGCGACGATGATGAACGTCTCGCCGACGGAGGTCATCACGGCGTGCATGAACCTCGGACTGATGGTGTCGATCAACCAGCGGTTGGATGCCGAGGCTTTGGTCGTCGTGGCCGAGGAGTTCGGCTTCAAGATCGAGTTCGTCTCGGCGGACATCCAGGAGGCCATCGCCGACGAGGAGGACAAGGAGGAGGATCTCGTCCCGCGTCCGCCGATCGTGACGGTGATGGGCCACGTCGACCACGGTAAGACGTCGCTGCTGGACAACATCCGCAAGACGAACGTCATCGAGGGCGAGGCCGGCGGTATCACGCAGCACATCGGTGCCTACAGCGTGGAGCTGAACGGTCAGAAGATCACGTTCCTCGACACGCCGGGCCACGAGGCCTTCACGGCGATGCGTGCGCGCGGTGCGGCCGTCACGGACGTGGCGATCATCATCGTGGCGGCGGACGACAACGTCATGCCGCAGACCGTCGAGGCGATCAACCACGCGCAGGCCGCCGGTGTCCCGATGGTCTTCGCCATCAACAAGATCGACAAGCCGCAGGCCAATCCCGACCACATCAAGGAGCAGCTCTCGCAGATGAACTACCTGGTGGAGTCGTGGGGCGGCAAGTACCAGGACCAGGAGGTTTCGGCCAAGAAGGGCCTGAACCTGGACAAACTGCTGGAGAAGGTGCTGCTGGAGGCCGAGATGCTCGACCTGAAGGCCAACCCGAACAAGAAGGCCGTGGGTACGGTGATCGAGTCGACGCTGGACAAGGGCCGCGGCTACGTCTCGACGGTGCTCGTGCAGAACGGTACGCTGCACGTGGGCGACGTGGTTCTCTCGGGAACCTACACGGGCCGTGTGAAGGCGATGTTCAACGAGAACGGCAAGAAGGTCACCGAAGCCGGGCCGTCAACCCCGGTACAGGTGCTGGGACTCAACGGCGCCCCGCAGGCCGGCGATCTGTTCAACGTGATGGACGACGACCGTTCGGCACGCGAGATCGCCAACAAGCGCGAGCAGTTGCAGCGGATGCAGGGCATCATGACGCAGAAGCACGTGACGCTCGACGAGATCGGCCGCCGCATCGCCATCGGCTCGTTCAAGGAGCTGAACATCATCGTCAAGGGCGACGTCGACGGATCGGTCGAGGCGATGTCGGGCTCGCTGATCAAACTCTCGAAGGAGTCCGTACAGGTGAACGTGATCCACGCGGCCGTGGGCCAGATCTCCGAATCGGACGTGCTGCTGGCCGCCGCCTCGAACGCCATCATCGTGGGCTTCCAGGTGCGCCCGTCTGCCTCGGCGCGCAAGCTGGCCGAGAAGGAGGAGATCGAAATCCGCCTCTACTCGATCATCTACGACGCCATCAACGACATCAAGGATGCCATCGAGGGCATGTTGGAGCCGGTGATGAAGGAGGAGATCGTCGCCTCGGTGGAGGTGATGGAGATCTTCAAGATCTCGAAGGTCGGGACCGTTGCGGGATGTATCGTCCGCGAAGGCAAACTGCAGCGCTCGACGCCGATCCGCGTGATCCGCGACGGTATCGTGATCTACACGGGCAAACTGGGCTCACTGAAGCGGTTCAAAGACGACGTGAAGGAGGTCACCGTGGGTCAGGACTGCGGTCTGAACATCGAATCCTACAACGACGTGAAGGTCGGCGATATAGTCGAAGGGTACGAACAGGTCGAGGTAAAACGCAAATAG
- a CDS encoding acetyl-CoA hydrolase/transferase C-terminal domain-containing protein, producing MTNPIHFTTPDEAVKVIKSGDHVHLSSVASAPQCLINAMCRRGEAGELKDVHIHHLHTEGPAPYADPKFEGIFQLDSFFVGANVRKVTQSGYADYIPVFLSETQKLYRCGAVPCNVAMIQVCPPDKHGYVSLGTSVDATLAAVECADYVIAVVNKHVPRAFGQAMIPMSKIDMFVEDDTPLIEAKFSEPNEVEKAIGRHCAALIEDGATLQMGIGAIPNAVLSQLGDHKNLGVHTEMFADGVLPLVAKGVINGEAKKTDPGKMVSTFLMGSQAVYDFIDDNPGVLMMDVGYTNDPYIISQNDNFVAINSALQIDLTGQVSADSLGTKFWSGAGGQIDFVYGASLSKGGKAIIAMPSITNKGVSKICPTLLDGAGVVTTRFHVHWVVTEYGAVDLYGKSMQERARLLMSIAHPSAQEELDRAAFERWGSHHHYIKSYMGK from the coding sequence ATGACTAACCCTATCCATTTCACCACGCCCGATGAGGCCGTCAAGGTCATCAAGTCGGGCGACCATGTGCACCTGAGTTCGGTAGCTTCGGCTCCTCAGTGCCTGATCAATGCCATGTGCCGCCGCGGCGAGGCGGGCGAGCTCAAGGATGTCCACATCCACCACCTGCACACCGAAGGACCGGCACCCTATGCGGATCCGAAATTCGAGGGCATTTTCCAGCTCGATTCGTTCTTCGTGGGGGCCAATGTCCGTAAGGTGACCCAGAGCGGATATGCGGATTACATTCCGGTCTTCCTGAGCGAGACGCAGAAACTCTACCGCTGCGGAGCCGTACCGTGCAACGTGGCGATGATCCAGGTCTGCCCGCCGGACAAGCACGGCTACGTATCGCTGGGCACGTCGGTGGATGCGACGCTGGCCGCCGTGGAGTGCGCCGACTATGTAATCGCCGTGGTGAACAAGCACGTACCGCGCGCCTTCGGCCAGGCGATGATCCCGATGTCGAAGATCGACATGTTCGTCGAGGACGACACGCCGCTCATCGAGGCGAAGTTCTCGGAGCCGAACGAGGTCGAGAAGGCCATCGGCCGCCACTGTGCCGCCCTGATCGAGGACGGCGCCACGCTGCAGATGGGTATCGGAGCCATTCCGAACGCCGTACTGAGCCAGCTGGGAGACCACAAGAACCTGGGTGTCCACACGGAGATGTTCGCCGACGGCGTCCTGCCGCTGGTCGCCAAGGGTGTGATCAACGGTGAGGCGAAGAAGACCGACCCGGGGAAGATGGTTTCGACGTTCCTGATGGGTTCGCAGGCCGTCTACGACTTCATCGACGACAACCCGGGCGTGCTGATGATGGACGTCGGCTACACGAACGACCCCTACATCATCTCGCAGAACGACAACTTCGTGGCCATCAACTCGGCCCTGCAAATCGACCTGACGGGCCAGGTGAGCGCCGACTCGCTGGGTACGAAATTCTGGTCGGGAGCGGGTGGTCAGATCGACTTCGTTTACGGCGCCTCGCTGTCGAAGGGCGGCAAGGCGATCATCGCCATGCCTTCGATTACGAACAAGGGGGTTTCGAAGATCTGCCCGACACTGCTCGACGGTGCGGGTGTCGTGACGACGCGGTTCCACGTGCACTGGGTCGTTACGGAGTACGGTGCCGTGGATCTCTATGGCAAGTCGATGCAGGAGCGGGCACGTCTGTTGATGTCGATTGCGCACCCGTCGGCTCAGGAGGAGCTGGACCGTGCCGCCTTCGAGCGCTGGGGTTCGCACCACCACTATATCAAGAGCTACATGGGCAAATAA